In Zingiber officinale cultivar Zhangliang chromosome 1A, Zo_v1.1, whole genome shotgun sequence, a genomic segment contains:
- the LOC122038242 gene encoding isoprenyl transferase-like, protein MLSYSSVHLASPFNHHQTILSSSPRRGLIPNDSSASFSYRPRPSPSLTSSLSPVAALPAGSSATTLVDEAEQEAAPSLPSPLKRELLPGHVAIIMDGNSRWARARGMPTSAGHEAGYQVLKKILELSYKWGIRTLTVFAFSAENWNRPKVEVDFLLMLFERVLKEGIEDFMRVGIRICLIGDSTELPESLQKLIKEVTEATKNNTKLDFIVAISYSGRRDITQACKSIAEKVKHGLIEPADITESLVAQELETNRIVELPYPDLLIRTSGELRLSNFLLWQSAYSELFFTDTRWPDFAEADYIEALTCYQSRQRRFGQRI, encoded by the exons ATGCTATCTTATTCTTCTGTTCACCTCGCTTCCCCTTTCAACCATCACCAAACAATCCTCTCCAGTTCTCCTCGTAGAGGATTGATACCAAACGACTCGTCCGCTTCCTTTTCCTACCGCCCTCGCCCCTCTCCTTCTCTGACCTCCTCCCTTTCCCCCGTCGCCGCGCTTCCGGCCGGCTCGTCTGCGACAACGCTCGTAGACGAGGCGGAGCAAGAAGCAGCTCCTTCGCTTCCGTCCCCCCTGAAGCGGGAGTTGCTTCCCGGCCACGTGGCCATCATAATGGACGGAAACTCGAGGTGGGCCCGAGCAAGGGGGATGCCGACGTCGGCGGGGCACGAGGCTGGCTACCAAGTCCTCAAGAAAATCCTGGAGCTCTCCTATAAGTGGGGGATTCGAACGCTCACCGTCTTCGCCTTCTCTGCCGAGAACTGGAACCGCCCCAAG GTGGAGGTCGATTTCCTGTTGATGCTGTTCGAGAGAGTGCTGAAGGAGGGCATTGAAGATTTTATGAG GGTAGGAATTCGGATATGCTTAATTGGCGACTCTACAGAACTCCCAGAATCTCTACAGAAGCTAATCAAAGAAGTAACAGAGGCGACTAAGAACAACACAAAGCTTGATTTCATTGTGGCAATCAGTTACAGTGGGCGAAGGGACATAACACAAGCATGCAAAAGCATTGCAGAGAAGGTGAAACATGGTTTGATTGAGCCTGCAGACATCACAGAGTCACTTGTTGCTCAAGAGCTCGAGACAAACCGCATTGTTGAGCTTCCTTATCCAGACCTACTTATCCGAACAAGCGGTGAGCTGCGGCTCAGTAACTTCTTGCTGTGGCAATCTGCATACAGTGAGCTTTTCTTCACAGATACACGTTGGCCTGACTTCGCGGAGGCGGACTATATCGAGGCATTGACCTGTTACCAAAGTAGGCAGAGGCGCTTCGGCCAACGTATATAA